In a single window of the Funiculus sociatus GB2-C1 genome:
- a CDS encoding glycosyltransferase family 4 protein, protein MRIGLATVQVPFIRGGAENLVSGLASAIQNFGHEVEEISMPFRFAPVSEVKRSMDMWASENFEYMNGYNMDLVICLKFPTFYLKHPNKVAWIIHQHRAVYDLWNTPFTEGLSQTSEGKELRQDIIVRDTEALHTIGKRFTIAKTVSKRLQDFNQISSIPLYHPPKLANHFYTAPAQPYIFYPSRLEDLKRQELLIKAMKYVKSPVVALLAGDGGKKLALQDAIYQLNLSHRVRLVGRLTDDEMLGFYAHSLGVFFGSYNEDYGYITLEAMLAAKPVITCIDSGEPVEFVINQETGFVVQPEPEAIAQAVDDLYFHQQRAAEMGKAGLERYHALGISWNNVIQKVLHE, encoded by the coding sequence ATGAGAATAGGATTAGCTACAGTTCAAGTACCATTTATTCGGGGAGGAGCCGAAAATTTAGTATCTGGTTTAGCCAGTGCTATTCAAAACTTTGGACACGAAGTTGAAGAAATATCAATGCCTTTTCGCTTTGCTCCAGTAAGTGAAGTTAAGCGGAGTATGGATATGTGGGCAAGTGAGAACTTTGAATATATGAATGGCTACAATATGGACTTGGTCATTTGTCTCAAGTTTCCCACTTTTTACTTAAAGCATCCCAACAAAGTTGCTTGGATTATACATCAACATCGTGCTGTCTATGACCTCTGGAATACTCCTTTTACTGAAGGATTATCACAAACATCTGAGGGTAAAGAACTTAGACAGGATATTATTGTACGTGACACAGAAGCATTACATACCATTGGGAAAAGATTTACTATAGCTAAAACCGTTTCAAAGCGTCTTCAAGATTTCAATCAAATCAGCTCCATACCTCTCTATCATCCACCAAAGCTGGCTAATCATTTCTATACAGCTCCAGCACAACCTTACATTTTTTATCCTAGCCGTTTAGAAGACCTGAAGAGACAGGAGCTACTGATTAAAGCTATGAAGTATGTTAAATCTCCAGTGGTAGCTTTACTGGCTGGAGATGGGGGAAAGAAACTAGCTTTACAGGATGCAATCTATCAGCTCAATCTCAGTCACCGGGTACGCTTAGTCGGACGGCTTACAGATGATGAAATGTTGGGTTTCTATGCTCATTCCTTAGGGGTATTTTTTGGTTCCTATAATGAAGACTATGGTTATATAACGTTAGAAGCGATGCTAGCGGCTAAACCAGTGATTACTTGCATTGATTCAGGAGAACCAGTAGAGTTTGTGATAAACCAAGAAACAGGGTTTGTTGTCCAACCTGAACCGGAAGCGATCGCGCAAGCAGTTGATGACTTATACTTTCATCAACAACGTGCTGCTGAAATGGGAAAAGCAGGTTTAGAAAGATACCATGCTCTAGGTATATCTTGGAACAACGTCATCCAAAAGGTTTTACACGAATAA